A part of Amycolatopsis camponoti genomic DNA contains:
- a CDS encoding LacI family DNA-binding transcriptional regulator, which produces MSRPTMADVARRCGVSAMTVSYCYNQPDRVAPDTLRRVREVAAELGYRGPDPTARSLRRRHNGAIGVVLGEHLAYAFEDPQARRFLAGVAEVCRERGSGLNLIPTTGAADDVERVRSASVDGYIVWTTVDDDPVLDVVSGLGKPVAIHGGPAFAGARVVSIDNRASARELAARTFAGARRPALLSFPFDRDRRPRLETAPSPETIAFPVTRERLLGIYDHLGDPGGLPVAVVARNDRDEAAKQADALLDTEPDAVIAMSDQLAFAVLDAARRRGLRVPEDLAVAGWDDDPDAGRAGLTTVAQSLFDQGRDCALIALGSREPGRTAEWTTTVRTSTR; this is translated from the coding sequence ATGTCCAGACCGACGATGGCCGACGTCGCGCGCCGGTGCGGGGTCTCGGCGATGACCGTGTCGTACTGCTACAACCAGCCCGACCGGGTCGCGCCCGATACGCTGCGCCGCGTCCGCGAGGTCGCCGCCGAGCTGGGCTACCGCGGGCCGGACCCGACCGCGCGGTCGCTGCGCCGGCGGCACAACGGCGCCATCGGCGTCGTGCTCGGCGAACACCTCGCCTACGCCTTCGAAGACCCGCAGGCCCGCCGGTTCCTCGCCGGCGTCGCCGAGGTCTGCCGCGAGCGCGGCAGCGGCCTCAACCTGATCCCGACGACCGGCGCGGCGGACGACGTCGAGCGCGTCCGGTCGGCTTCGGTCGACGGCTACATCGTGTGGACGACCGTCGACGACGATCCGGTGCTCGACGTCGTGAGCGGGCTCGGCAAGCCGGTCGCGATCCACGGCGGCCCCGCCTTCGCTGGAGCGCGGGTGGTCAGCATCGACAACCGGGCGTCCGCGCGAGAACTCGCCGCACGCACCTTCGCCGGCGCGAGACGGCCCGCCCTGCTCAGCTTCCCCTTCGACCGCGACCGCCGGCCCCGGCTGGAAACCGCGCCGTCACCGGAAACCATCGCCTTCCCGGTCACGCGGGAGCGGCTCCTCGGCATCTACGACCACCTCGGCGACCCAGGCGGCCTGCCGGTGGCCGTCGTCGCCCGCAACGACCGTGACGAAGCCGCGAAGCAGGCCGACGCGCTCCTCGACACCGAGCCCGACGCGGTGATCGCCATGAGCGACCAGCTCGCGTTCGCCGTCCTCGACGCCGCGCGCCGCCGCGGCCTGCGCGTGCCGGAGGACCTCGCGGTCGCCGGCTGGGACGACGACCCGGACGCCGGCCGCGCCGGGCTCACGACCGTCGCGCAGTCGCTGTTCGACCAGGGCCGGGACTGCGCCCTGATCGCGCTGGGCTCGCGTGAACCCGGCCGGACGGCCGAATGGACGACGACGGTCCGGACGTCTACCCGCTGA
- a CDS encoding TetR/AcrR family transcriptional regulator, with translation MADELTRKRRTDAEHNRRHLVAVAHTAFARHGPDLPVREIARRAGLAPATVHRHFPSRADLLAAVLDGQVDRCERQLRAAMADPDSRRALSRTFHRFGEWQATEPGLTGVLSGPEFAGRRRAHAEAFARLVERARADGVLRPRVTVEDVRLALTALTSAQTGEAARRLTAVLLTGLLT, from the coding sequence GTGGCCGACGAACTGACTCGGAAACGCCGGACGGACGCCGAACACAACCGCCGGCACCTCGTCGCGGTCGCGCACACGGCCTTCGCGCGCCACGGCCCGGACCTGCCGGTGCGGGAGATCGCGCGGCGCGCGGGTCTGGCCCCGGCGACCGTCCACCGGCACTTCCCGAGCCGCGCAGACCTCCTCGCCGCCGTGCTCGACGGCCAGGTCGACCGGTGCGAGCGGCAGCTGCGGGCCGCGATGGCCGATCCGGACAGCCGCCGCGCGCTGAGCCGCACGTTCCACCGCTTCGGCGAATGGCAGGCCACGGAGCCGGGACTGACCGGTGTCCTTTCCGGACCGGAGTTCGCCGGCCGGCGCCGCGCGCACGCCGAGGCGTTCGCGCGGCTGGTCGAGCGGGCCCGCGCAGACGGCGTCCTCCGGCCTCGGGTGACGGTCGAGGACGTCCGGCTCGCGCTGACCGCGTTGACATCGGCGCAAACCGGCGAGGCCGCGCGGCGGCTGACCGCGGTGCTGCTCACCGGGCTGCTGACCTGA
- a CDS encoding SAVMC3_10250 family protein: MRELVYVSDAKLRQVLPGLPKASAFRGLEGSLELKGPVSTGAKFEKKASKETDQSLRKAVDVLEKSSRAPSWFADPDVRPGTWTHFEAPMAYRVLSLHPGEALVFVDVDAATPEYPTGGRLRLLLHGSAHHLLETRSGSERESERLRGSRWHEFAEMMRLFLTDDAAAKDPDAAKTIQDYSEFYASRIWEDVRNLTRTLQPGYTAAWMAGYARVTARIPTADGVVLAASPLYVEHIDSPGSGG; this comes from the coding sequence ATGCGCGAACTGGTCTACGTCTCCGACGCCAAACTGCGGCAAGTGCTGCCCGGCTTGCCGAAGGCGTCGGCGTTCAGGGGACTCGAAGGTTCGCTCGAGCTCAAGGGACCGGTGAGCACGGGCGCCAAATTCGAGAAGAAGGCTTCGAAGGAGACCGACCAGTCCCTCCGGAAGGCCGTCGACGTCTTGGAGAAGTCCTCACGAGCGCCCTCGTGGTTCGCCGACCCTGATGTCCGCCCCGGCACGTGGACGCATTTCGAGGCGCCGATGGCCTACCGCGTCCTTTCCCTCCACCCGGGAGAAGCGCTCGTGTTCGTCGATGTCGATGCCGCGACCCCGGAGTATCCGACCGGCGGCCGGCTGCGGCTGCTGCTGCACGGCTCCGCGCACCACCTGCTGGAGACTCGATCGGGCTCCGAGCGCGAATCCGAACGGCTCCGCGGCTCACGGTGGCACGAGTTCGCCGAGATGATGCGGCTGTTCCTGACGGACGACGCCGCGGCGAAGGACCCGGACGCCGCGAAAACCATCCAGGACTACAGCGAGTTCTACGCGAGCCGCATCTGGGAGGACGTCCGGAACCTGACCCGAACCCTGCAGCCCGGGTACACGGCGGCGTGGATGGCCGGCTACGCGCGAGTGACCGCGCGCATCCCGACTGCCGACGGCGTGGTCTTGGCTGCGTCCCCGCTCTACGTCGAACACATCGACTCGCCCGGCTCAGGCGGCTGA
- a CDS encoding dihydrofolate reductase family protein, translating into MRSISVTMSVTLDGVVQGLGRPDEDTRGGFAHGGWGNRYQDEVMAREMGQGMSRPGDMLFGRRTWEDFIGAWAGRDDGNPFTTHMNAVTKYVASTTLEGADAWQNSVLLAGDAEKTVAELKSRPGNDLSVIGSASLVHSLHAAGLVDRYTLLIHPLTLGGGRRLFEGPAPLTEFTLTSSVTTTKGVIIARYERR; encoded by the coding sequence ATGCGTTCGATCAGCGTCACCATGAGCGTCACCCTCGACGGCGTCGTGCAGGGCCTCGGCCGGCCCGACGAAGACACCCGCGGCGGCTTCGCCCACGGCGGCTGGGGCAACCGCTACCAGGACGAGGTCATGGCCCGCGAGATGGGCCAGGGCATGAGCCGCCCCGGTGACATGCTCTTCGGGCGGCGGACCTGGGAAGACTTCATCGGCGCCTGGGCCGGGCGCGACGACGGCAACCCCTTCACCACCCACATGAACGCCGTCACCAAGTACGTCGCCTCGACCACCCTCGAGGGGGCCGATGCCTGGCAGAACTCCGTGCTGCTCGCCGGCGACGCCGAGAAGACCGTCGCCGAGCTGAAGAGCCGTCCCGGGAACGACCTGTCCGTCATCGGCAGCGCCTCGCTCGTGCACTCGCTGCACGCCGCCGGCCTGGTCGACCGCTACACGCTGCTGATCCACCCCCTGACGCTCGGCGGCGGCCGGCGCCTGTTCGAGGGGCCGGCGCCGCTGACCGAGTTCACGCTCACCAGCAGCGTCACCACCACGAAGGGCGTGATCATCGCCCGGTACGAGCGTCGCTGA
- a CDS encoding MFS transporter: protein MLVEPRTRLALGALGAACFVSVTSENLPVALLPQLASGLGVSDSAIGLLMTGYALVVAVSVVPLVALTSRWDRRTTALVTLGMVVVSNVVLAVAPNYAVAIAARLVAAAGHGVFWSVVASMAARLLGPGQGGRATAVVFAGNSLAFLFGLSVSSWLGTTFGWRLAVLVVAAVAAVTTLVIRVTVGPMPAVAPASGSRIAVDRTQFPVDVTTLLVVTGHFAAFTYITAIIARYVHLTGPETSALFFAHGLAGLAGLVLIGRHIDHHPRATALVTTAGLAVCMLTLLVSPGPVVAGTAIVAWAGPAAGIGVVLQAAVLRVAKDRPDLASAVYIVAFQIGIALGAALGGAGLGHGMLPLAVIVAAAGGWASAVVVWRSKAFASAA, encoded by the coding sequence ATGCTCGTCGAACCTCGGACAAGGCTGGCCCTGGGCGCGCTCGGCGCCGCCTGCTTCGTGTCCGTGACCTCGGAGAACCTGCCCGTGGCGCTGCTGCCGCAGCTCGCGTCCGGGCTGGGGGTGAGCGATTCCGCGATCGGGCTGCTGATGACCGGGTACGCGCTGGTCGTGGCGGTCTCGGTGGTACCGCTGGTCGCGCTGACGTCCCGCTGGGACCGCCGGACGACGGCGCTGGTCACGCTCGGGATGGTCGTGGTGTCCAACGTCGTGCTGGCCGTCGCGCCGAACTACGCCGTCGCGATCGCCGCGCGGCTGGTGGCGGCCGCGGGCCACGGCGTGTTCTGGTCGGTCGTCGCGTCGATGGCCGCTCGCCTGCTCGGGCCCGGCCAGGGCGGCCGCGCGACGGCCGTGGTGTTCGCGGGCAATTCCCTGGCGTTCCTGTTCGGGCTGTCGGTGAGTTCGTGGCTCGGCACGACCTTCGGCTGGCGGCTCGCCGTCCTCGTGGTGGCGGCCGTCGCGGCGGTGACGACGCTGGTGATCCGCGTGACGGTCGGCCCGATGCCCGCCGTCGCCCCCGCTTCCGGCTCCCGGATCGCCGTCGACCGCACGCAGTTCCCGGTCGACGTGACGACGCTCCTCGTGGTCACCGGCCACTTCGCCGCGTTCACCTACATCACGGCGATCATCGCGCGGTACGTCCACCTCACCGGCCCGGAGACTTCGGCTTTGTTCTTCGCCCACGGCTTGGCGGGCTTGGCCGGCCTGGTCCTGATCGGCCGCCACATCGACCACCACCCGCGCGCGACGGCGCTGGTCACGACGGCGGGTCTCGCGGTCTGCATGCTGACGCTGCTGGTGTCCCCGGGACCGGTGGTCGCGGGCACGGCGATCGTGGCGTGGGCGGGCCCGGCGGCGGGGATCGGTGTGGTGCTGCAGGCGGCGGTCCTGCGGGTGGCGAAGGACCGGCCGGACCTGGCGTCGGCGGTGTACATCGTGGCGTTCCAGATCGGCATCGCGCTGGGCGCCGCACTCGGTGGAGCCGGCTTGGGCCACGGGATGCTGCCGCTGGCGGTGATCGTCGCGGCAGCGGGCGGGTGGGCGTCGGCGGTCGTGGTGTGGCGGTCGAAGGCGTTCGCCTCAGCCGCCTGA
- a CDS encoding 3-hydroxybutyrate oligomer hydrolase family protein, giving the protein MVLAGALAAALPASASASAGSCRVDVPGAQRQVAVCLDDLTTTGTLASGHTVEADWAGLTSAGLPTYGRVPGVQVDGYFPDTSTANTNHGWNHDSQFVLRLPARWNGGLVVSGSPGVRRQYANDRAIGDQALAEGYAFAATDKGNTGAAFYDDGVRPGDAPAEWNTRVTQLTLAARSAAARHYHRPVTRTLAAGLSNGGYLVRWQLENRPWLYDGGVDWEGTLWRADGPNLLTFLPPALRAYPAYAAGSSSAHQSILDAGFAPGSEFLWDYHYRVYWDLTQRIYREEVDPSFDGALSAGTPFCASGTPSCDADYAYASRPASVTRAVERISLTGRIGKPLLTLHGTLDTLLPITRDSDVYEKMIDSAGRGSLHRYYRVVDGNHVDGLADVYPDRLRPLGPCFRTAFDALGGWLRGVRPPASGTIARPAGATPAELATTCSLVSRP; this is encoded by the coding sequence GTGGTTCTGGCGGGGGCGCTCGCGGCGGCGCTGCCCGCGTCGGCGTCGGCTTCGGCCGGGAGCTGCCGGGTGGACGTGCCCGGGGCCCAACGTCAGGTCGCCGTGTGCCTGGACGACCTGACGACGACCGGCACGCTCGCGTCCGGGCACACCGTCGAGGCGGACTGGGCCGGGCTGACGTCGGCCGGGCTGCCGACGTACGGCCGGGTGCCCGGCGTCCAGGTCGACGGGTACTTCCCGGACACCTCGACGGCGAACACCAACCACGGCTGGAACCACGACTCGCAGTTCGTGCTGCGCCTGCCCGCGCGGTGGAACGGCGGGCTGGTCGTCTCCGGTTCGCCGGGTGTGCGGCGGCAGTACGCGAACGACCGCGCGATCGGCGACCAGGCCCTGGCCGAGGGCTACGCGTTCGCCGCGACCGACAAGGGCAACACCGGCGCCGCGTTCTACGACGACGGCGTCCGGCCGGGCGACGCGCCGGCCGAGTGGAACACGCGCGTCACGCAGCTGACGCTGGCCGCTCGTTCGGCGGCGGCCCGGCACTACCACCGTCCGGTCACGCGGACGCTGGCCGCCGGGCTGTCCAACGGCGGGTACCTCGTGCGGTGGCAGCTGGAGAACCGGCCGTGGCTCTACGACGGGGGCGTCGACTGGGAGGGGACGCTGTGGCGTGCCGATGGACCGAACTTGCTGACGTTCCTGCCACCGGCTCTGCGCGCGTACCCGGCTTACGCGGCGGGGTCGTCCTCGGCGCACCAGTCCATTTTGGACGCCGGGTTCGCGCCGGGGTCGGAGTTCTTGTGGGACTACCACTACCGCGTCTACTGGGACCTGACCCAGCGGATCTACCGGGAAGAGGTGGATCCCTCGTTCGACGGTGCTCTTTCGGCCGGAACTCCTTTCTGCGCTTCGGGAACGCCGTCGTGTGACGCGGACTACGCGTACGCGTCGCGCCCCGCTTCGGTGACGCGGGCGGTGGAGCGGATCTCGCTGACCGGGCGGATCGGCAAGCCGCTGCTCACGCTGCACGGGACGTTGGACACGCTGCTGCCGATCACGCGGGACTCCGACGTGTACGAGAAGATGATCGATTCCGCGGGACGCGGGTCGCTGCACCGGTACTACCGGGTGGTCGACGGCAACCACGTCGACGGGCTGGCCGACGTCTACCCGGACCGGCTGCGGCCGCTGGGGCCGTGCTTCCGGACGGCGTTCGACGCGCTGGGCGGGTGGCTGCGCGGGGTGCGTCCGCCGGCTTCGGGGACGATCGCGCGGCCGGCCGGCGCGACTCCCGCGGAACTGGCCACCACCTGCTCGCTGGTCAGTCGCCCTTGA
- a CDS encoding extracellular catalytic domain type 1 short-chain-length polyhydroxyalkanoate depolymerase: MRKLALAGLAAITAAVLTTVGVAAADPPPSSLVQVANFGANPGALAMYTYTPSGLEAGRPVVVALHGCTQSASDYYAHSGWPELADRWRFEVVFPQQSTANNSLKCFNWFSTADDTRGNGEAASVKSMVDKAIGDHGSDRSRVFVTGLSAGGGMTADLLAAYPDVFAGGGIDAGLPAQCATSVTQATSCQQNNQNLTPAQWASKVTAQNPGYSGPWPRVAIWQGTGDYTVYPVNGTELRDQWTAVHGVSQTPTSTQSLPGGTTLTTYADKVQLYSIAGMGHGTAVDPGTGTTQCGSTGAYFLAGICSSYYTGVFWGLASGGTTTTPPTTTTTTPTSTQPSGTCVNASNYAHTQAGRAHQSGGQTYANGSDQAMGLWNTFTTHALRETSPGYWVLADGQC, translated from the coding sequence ATGCGCAAGCTCGCCCTCGCCGGACTCGCCGCGATCACCGCCGCCGTGCTCACCACCGTCGGCGTGGCCGCCGCCGACCCGCCACCGTCGTCCCTGGTCCAGGTCGCGAACTTCGGCGCCAACCCGGGTGCCCTCGCGATGTACACCTACACGCCGTCCGGGCTCGAAGCCGGCCGCCCGGTGGTCGTCGCCCTGCACGGCTGCACGCAGAGCGCCTCCGACTACTACGCCCACTCCGGCTGGCCCGAACTGGCCGACCGGTGGCGCTTCGAGGTCGTGTTCCCGCAGCAGTCGACCGCGAACAACTCGCTGAAGTGCTTCAACTGGTTCTCCACGGCCGACGACACCCGGGGCAACGGCGAGGCCGCGTCCGTCAAGTCCATGGTGGACAAGGCGATCGGCGACCACGGCTCGGACCGCTCCCGCGTGTTCGTGACGGGCCTGTCGGCCGGTGGCGGCATGACGGCGGACCTGCTGGCCGCGTACCCGGACGTCTTCGCCGGCGGTGGCATCGACGCCGGGCTGCCCGCGCAGTGCGCCACGAGCGTCACGCAGGCGACGAGCTGCCAGCAGAACAACCAGAACCTGACACCCGCACAGTGGGCGTCGAAGGTGACAGCGCAGAACCCGGGCTACAGCGGGCCGTGGCCGCGCGTCGCGATCTGGCAGGGCACCGGCGACTACACGGTCTACCCGGTCAACGGCACCGAGCTGCGCGACCAGTGGACCGCGGTCCACGGCGTCTCCCAGACGCCGACGAGCACGCAGTCCCTGCCCGGCGGCACGACGTTGACGACCTACGCCGACAAGGTCCAGCTGTACTCGATCGCCGGCATGGGCCACGGCACCGCGGTCGACCCGGGCACCGGCACGACGCAGTGCGGCAGCACCGGCGCGTACTTCCTGGCGGGCATCTGCTCCAGCTACTACACGGGCGTGTTCTGGGGCCTGGCTTCCGGCGGCACCACGACCACACCACCGACGACGACCACGACCACGCCGACGTCCACCCAGCCGTCGGGCACCTGCGTGAACGCCAGCAACTACGCCCACACGCAGGCCGGCCGGGCGCACCAGAGCGGCGGCCAGACGTACGCGAACGGCTCCGACCAGGCCATGGGCCTGTGGAACACGTTCACCACGCACGCCCTGCGTGAGACGTCCCCGGGGTACTGGGTCCTCGCCGACGGGCAGTGCTAG
- a CDS encoding glycoside hydrolase family 6 protein, translating into MRIPTILVAATLALAGLASPALAAGGNPLEKTNGFYVDPGSNPAAWVRDHPDDSLAGPIRTAIATKPGARWFGSWSGDVRAAVDEYTYAADVADKLPVLVAYNIPGRDCGGESTGGAGSPEAYRDWISAFADGIGGKPAVVIIEPDVLAQLDCLPGDARQTRLDLLNYAAAQFAAKAPTTWAYLDGGNATWIPAPTMASRLKSAGVQSIHGFVLNVSNFHTTADSTTYGKAVDAALGYAAPFVVDTSRNGSGHGTDSEWCNPPARKLGAPSQLGGGPEMQLWIKVPGDSDGSCGYGTGIPAGTFSPALADHLIKGD; encoded by the coding sequence ATGCGTATTCCGACCATCCTCGTGGCCGCGACGCTGGCGCTCGCCGGGCTCGCGTCCCCGGCGCTCGCCGCCGGCGGCAACCCGCTCGAGAAGACGAACGGCTTCTACGTCGACCCGGGCTCCAACCCGGCGGCGTGGGTCCGCGACCACCCGGACGACAGCCTCGCCGGCCCGATCCGGACGGCCATCGCGACCAAGCCGGGCGCCCGCTGGTTCGGCAGCTGGAGCGGGGACGTCCGCGCGGCGGTCGACGAGTACACCTACGCCGCCGACGTCGCCGACAAGCTGCCGGTGCTCGTGGCGTACAACATCCCGGGCCGCGACTGCGGCGGCGAGTCGACCGGCGGCGCGGGCAGCCCCGAGGCCTACCGCGACTGGATCTCGGCGTTCGCCGACGGCATCGGCGGCAAGCCGGCGGTGGTGATCATCGAGCCGGACGTGCTCGCCCAGCTCGACTGCCTCCCCGGCGACGCCCGCCAGACCCGCCTCGACCTGCTGAACTACGCGGCGGCGCAGTTCGCGGCCAAGGCACCCACCACATGGGCCTACCTGGACGGCGGCAACGCGACGTGGATCCCGGCGCCGACGATGGCTTCGCGCCTGAAGTCGGCGGGCGTGCAGTCGATCCACGGGTTCGTGCTGAACGTGTCGAATTTTCACACGACCGCCGACTCGACGACCTACGGCAAGGCGGTCGACGCGGCCCTGGGCTACGCGGCGCCGTTCGTCGTGGACACCAGCCGCAACGGGAGCGGCCACGGGACGGACTCGGAGTGGTGCAACCCGCCGGCGCGCAAGCTGGGAGCACCCTCCCAGCTCGGCGGCGGCCCGGAGATGCAGCTGTGGATCAAGGTTCCGGGCGATTCGGACGGCAGCTGCGGCTACGGCACGGGCATCCCGGCGGGCACGTTCAGCCCGGCCCTGGCCGACCACCTGATCAAGGGCGACTGA
- a CDS encoding TOMM precursor leader peptide-binding protein produces the protein MTEPPRPLVGFKRHLSVAVVPGDAVYVLSEDEAAALRGPHLESLVPLLDGTRDFTAVHRELPEDVPAEQAAGLLARLAETQVVGLRSAAGSAAERPALAYWDAIGGDGEAATAAVARGRVALAGAGSTPAAAEALRASGLTVVERAEDADLSVVLCRDYLEAGLSEVDARQRAAGRPWLLAKPTGSRLSIGPFFTPGDGPCWHCLATRLWGNRPAEAHVRDTLGLPGPLPRPEVTLAPLAALAVNLVALEAVKWLAGRRNPGQCALWTFDSGDLTGERHEVRARPQCASCGNPELVRERTRRPVRLEPRTKTDTAGGGHRAVAPEQVLGTYRHLVSPLTGVVKELRRDTRGPALFASYRSGPNIALGRRGADRLRTALRSQNGGKGVTPVQAEVGALCEALERHSGHYDGDEERVRASFRSLGEAAVHPDTCQLFHERQYPGRVRARERHGPFQFVCDPFDDDAELDWTPVWSLTRGEHRLFPTALLYFGVPAGPGPVSVFADSNGNAAGSTLEDAALQGMLEVVERDAVALWWYNRTRQRGVDLDAFGDPWLGELRRTYAGVGRDVWVLDVTSDIGIPVFAALSRCVGGPSEKIMMGFGAHLDPAVALRRALTELNQMMPAVLDGWDGGDDPDAARWLREAAVAEQRYLLPDPARRAVGPADHGYAYSADLLADLGLVRAKIERAGLEVFVLDQTRPDIGLPVVKVLVPGMRGLWARFAPGRLYDVPVRLGRLAEPHGYDDLNPFPIFL, from the coding sequence GTGACCGAACCGCCCCGGCCGCTCGTCGGATTCAAGCGCCACCTGAGTGTCGCGGTGGTGCCCGGCGACGCGGTGTACGTGCTGTCCGAAGACGAGGCCGCCGCCCTGCGCGGTCCGCACCTGGAGTCCCTGGTCCCGTTGCTGGACGGCACCCGGGACTTCACCGCGGTGCACCGCGAGCTGCCCGAGGACGTCCCCGCCGAACAAGCCGCCGGCCTGCTGGCCCGGCTCGCGGAGACACAGGTGGTCGGCCTGCGCTCCGCGGCCGGTTCCGCGGCGGAGCGGCCGGCGCTGGCCTACTGGGACGCCATCGGCGGCGACGGTGAAGCCGCGACGGCCGCCGTCGCGCGCGGCCGGGTCGCGCTGGCCGGTGCGGGTTCCACTCCGGCCGCGGCGGAAGCCTTGCGCGCGTCGGGCCTGACCGTGGTCGAGCGAGCCGAGGACGCGGACCTGTCCGTCGTGCTGTGCCGGGACTACCTCGAGGCCGGTCTGTCCGAAGTGGACGCACGGCAGCGGGCGGCCGGACGGCCCTGGCTGCTCGCCAAGCCGACCGGGTCACGGCTGTCGATCGGCCCGTTCTTCACCCCCGGCGACGGCCCCTGCTGGCACTGCCTGGCCACGCGGCTGTGGGGCAACCGGCCCGCCGAAGCGCACGTCCGGGACACCCTCGGCCTGCCGGGACCGCTTCCGCGCCCGGAGGTCACGCTCGCCCCGCTGGCTGCCCTCGCGGTGAACCTCGTCGCGTTGGAAGCGGTCAAATGGCTGGCCGGGCGGCGAAATCCCGGCCAGTGTGCACTGTGGACGTTCGACAGCGGTGACCTGACCGGGGAACGGCACGAGGTTCGCGCCCGTCCGCAGTGCGCCTCTTGCGGGAACCCGGAGCTGGTGCGTGAGCGGACCCGCCGGCCCGTGCGCCTGGAACCCAGGACGAAGACCGACACCGCGGGCGGCGGGCACCGCGCGGTAGCGCCGGAGCAGGTGCTCGGCACCTACCGGCACCTCGTCAGCCCGCTGACCGGCGTGGTCAAGGAGCTGCGACGCGACACACGCGGTCCGGCCCTGTTCGCCTCCTACCGCTCCGGGCCCAACATCGCGCTGGGCCGTCGTGGCGCCGACCGGTTGCGCACGGCCCTGCGGAGCCAGAACGGCGGCAAGGGCGTCACCCCGGTCCAGGCCGAGGTGGGAGCGCTGTGCGAGGCCCTCGAACGGCACAGCGGTCACTACGACGGCGACGAAGAACGCGTACGGGCCAGCTTCCGTTCGCTGGGCGAAGCGGCGGTGCACCCCGACACCTGCCAGCTGTTCCACGAGCGCCAGTACCCCGGCCGGGTGCGGGCCCGCGAGCGCCACGGCCCGTTCCAGTTCGTCTGCGACCCGTTCGACGACGACGCCGAGCTGGACTGGACGCCGGTGTGGTCGCTCACCCGCGGCGAGCACCGGTTGTTCCCGACCGCGTTGCTGTACTTCGGCGTGCCCGCCGGACCGGGGCCGGTGTCCGTGTTCGCCGACTCCAACGGCAACGCGGCGGGAAGCACGCTCGAAGACGCCGCGCTGCAGGGGATGCTCGAGGTCGTGGAGCGCGACGCCGTCGCGCTGTGGTGGTACAACCGCACCCGCCAGCGGGGCGTCGACCTCGACGCGTTCGGTGATCCGTGGCTCGGCGAGCTTCGCCGCACGTATGCCGGAGTGGGCCGGGACGTCTGGGTGCTGGACGTGACCTCCGACATCGGGATACCCGTGTTCGCCGCGCTGTCCCGGTGCGTCGGCGGGCCGTCCGAGAAGATCATGATGGGCTTCGGTGCGCACCTGGACCCGGCCGTCGCCCTGCGGCGCGCGCTGACCGAGCTGAACCAGATGATGCCCGCCGTCCTCGACGGGTGGGACGGCGGCGACGACCCGGACGCGGCCCGGTGGCTGCGCGAGGCCGCGGTGGCCGAGCAGCGGTACCTCCTCCCCGATCCGGCGCGACGGGCCGTCGGACCGGCGGACCACGGCTACGCGTACTCGGCCGACCTGCTGGCGGATCTGGGACTGGTGCGGGCGAAGATCGAGCGGGCCGGACTGGAGGTGTTCGTGCTCGATCAGACGCGCCCGGACATCGGCCTCCCCGTCGTGAAGGTGCTCGTCCCCGGGATGCGCGGGCTCTGGGCGCGGTTCGCGCCCGGCCGGCTCTACGACGTGCCCGTGCGGCTCGGCCGGCTGGCCGAGCCGCACGGCTACGACGATCTCAACCCGTTCCCGATCTTCCTCTAG
- a CDS encoding NADP-dependent oxidoreductase gives MFATRFERFGPPEVLSAGEVPEPHAGPGQVRIRVRTAGVSPVDLAIRAGKSRSPIALPHIPGVDAAGVVDEAGPGVSVGDEVFGAVDVTRLGGATAEFAVLAFWAPKPPSMPWEQAGAAGSGIETATRALDLLDVREGMTLLVDGASGGVGSLVVGLALARGARVIGTAGDLEFVESLGATPVPYGPGLSSRVPGRVDAALDVAGKGSLPELVALTGTPSSVVTLADFSGPSHGVRVSVGALGGEPDGRHGLAAAAALFEEGRFRVPVEEVFTDAAAAHAAAERGPRRGKLVVTVSG, from the coding sequence ATGTTCGCAACCCGATTCGAGCGGTTCGGCCCGCCGGAAGTCCTGTCCGCAGGCGAGGTTCCGGAGCCGCACGCCGGCCCCGGTCAGGTGCGGATCCGCGTGCGGACGGCCGGCGTCTCGCCGGTGGACCTGGCGATCCGCGCCGGGAAGTCCCGGTCGCCGATCGCCCTCCCGCACATCCCGGGCGTCGACGCGGCGGGCGTCGTGGACGAGGCCGGCCCCGGCGTTTCGGTCGGCGACGAGGTGTTCGGCGCGGTCGACGTCACCCGGCTCGGCGGGGCGACCGCCGAGTTCGCCGTGCTGGCGTTCTGGGCTCCGAAGCCGCCGTCGATGCCGTGGGAGCAGGCGGGCGCGGCGGGTTCCGGGATCGAGACGGCCACCCGCGCACTCGACCTCCTCGACGTCCGGGAGGGGATGACCCTGCTGGTCGACGGCGCGTCCGGCGGAGTCGGCAGCCTCGTCGTGGGCCTGGCGCTCGCGCGGGGCGCCCGGGTCATCGGGACGGCCGGCGACCTGGAGTTCGTCGAAAGCCTGGGCGCGACCCCGGTCCCGTACGGTCCCGGGCTGTCGTCTCGGGTGCCCGGCCGGGTCGACGCGGCGCTCGACGTCGCGGGCAAGGGCTCGCTGCCGGAGCTGGTGGCGCTGACCGGGACGCCGTCGTCGGTGGTCACGCTGGCCGACTTCAGCGGCCCGTCGCACGGCGTGCGCGTGTCGGTCGGGGCGCTGGGCGGCGAGCCGGACGGACGTCACGGCCTCGCGGCGGCCGCGGCGCTGTTCGAGGAGGGCCGGTTCCGCGTGCCGGTCGAGGAGGTGTTCACCGACGCGGCCGCCGCGCACGCCGCCGCCGAACGCGGGCCGCGGCGCGGAAAGCTGGTCGTGACGGTCAGCGGGTAG